The genome window GTGGAATCTTAAGGATTTTCCGGCTGCGGACCTTCGGCCCTATGGCGGAACCTGCACGTCACCCGACGACTTCCTCGCGGGTCTCTATTCCACTTTCTCGAGCGCGTTGATCGACAGCGTCAAGAGCGCTCGGCAAAATCTGCGCAAGACGACACCATCGGCTGAAGAGTTCATCGACGCGCTGGATCATCAAGGGCTGAAGAAGGTTTCAGCCATCCTGCGCCAGAAGGCCACACAGTTGGACTAACGAGCGTCACTCCCGAACTATTTTTCCATGTTGGAGGAACTGGCTCAAGCACGCAACGCCCGCAACTCATAAGACGGTACCCGCCGGCGCGTACCGTCATCATCCCGGTAAGCGGCAACCCTGCTCAGAAGAGGTGGGATAAAATCCACTTCCTCGAAGGTCACGGGGATGGTGTAAAGGATGGCGGCATTTTCGTTCGCCCATCTCACCTCACGCCTTGTAATGGATGGTGGAGCAACGCTGAGCAGGGCAGCCAGCGCGGATAGCGCCATCGTTAGAGCAAGCAATGCGAATTCAACTGTCATGACGAACGGCGGAAGTGGTCCCATCAACGCACCAAGGATCGCCCCAGCCAAAAAAACCACGGCCGGCGCAGCCATCGACCAGACTGTCATCGGTGAGCGGAGCATATAGTTCAACATAGCGACGACCATCCTTGATGCTGAATTTGGTAGAAAATTATCAAAACGGTGACTGCGCAAGGAACCAAGTCCATTGCGATAGCGCCCATTTTCAGGCGACGGTCAGAGCGTGATCGATAACGCCTATGATCATCACAGCCCAGAACACAATGCCAAACACCTTTGCCAATCCCTCTTCACTCTTCTGGCCGGTCTCAGGATTGACGATGATCCGTCGCTCGTATCGCACACCCGCCTCCTATCGCTCGCGGTCGTTCTGATCGCGTTCCCGCCTTTCGTCAGCCTCACGCTGCAACTGCTCGAGTCTCCGAACGTGCTGCTGCACGGGATCCGTCCTTCTGGTATCTCCCGCGTTGCGGTCCACTGTTCCCTCAACCAGCCGCTGGGAAGCAGGGCTGGCAGAGGGCTCCTGAGGCGGATCGCCGTCATCGCGATCCGGCGCCTCTTCGCGGCCTGAACGATCTTCATTGTCGGCGCGCACCTGAACTCCCGCCGCGGCGCCTTCAGGGTCCTTACCCTTTTCGCCACGCTGCTGGCGCGCCCGCTCGGCAGTTTCGATCGCG of Rhizobium sp. NXC24 contains these proteins:
- a CDS encoding PIN domain-containing protein, with the translated sequence MEAHWTDDIHGEWIRNLAANSPETPVSRLEATRDRMKDVLPDADVANYRALVPSLSLPDPDDRHVLAAAVAAKASVIVTWNLKDFPAADLRPYGGTCTSPDDFLAGLYSTFSSALIDSVKSARQNLRKTTPSAEEFIDALDHQGLKKVSAILRQKATQLD